The DNA sequence TTATCTGGATAACGCCGCCACCTCGTGGCCGAAGCCGGAGAGCGTGCCGCGCGCCATGCAAGCGGCGATGGCCGGTATCGGCGCGAATCCCGGCCGTGGCGGCTATGCCCAGGCGCGTGCGGCCGACCGGCTGCTGTACGATACCCGCGTTCTCGCCGCGCGCTTTTTCAACGCGCCCGATCCTTCCCGTGTCATTTTCACCCCCGGCGCCACCTGGTCGCTCAACATGGCGCTGCGCGGATTCTTCAAGAAGGGGGATCACGCCATCGTGATGGGGCGGCAGCACAACGCCGTCGTCCGCCCGTTGCACGGCCGGCGGCTGGGCGTAACCGTATCGCGTTTGCCGTGGGATGGCAAAGCGCCGCTCGAAAAAGAGATGGCGCGGCTGCAGACAAAAAAAACGCGCGCGCTCATCGTGAATCACGCCGGCAACGTCGACGGCTTTCTTTATCCGCTGGGAAAGATCGGCCGCGCGGCCAAAAAGCGGGGGCTTACCCTCATCGTGGACGCCGCCCAAAGCGCGGGGAACGCCATAGTCGATATGCGGCGGCAGAACATCGGCATCCTCTGCGTCACCGGCCACAAAGGGCTTTTAGGACCCGCCGGAACCGGCCTGTTGCTGCTCAACGCCGGCATTGAGTTGGAGCCGTTTATCAGCGGCGGCACCGGCTCGTTCTCGGACCGCGCCGAAATGCCCAAAGCGTATCCCGACCGGCTGGAGGCGGGCTCGCTCAATCTCCCCGGCATCGCCGGGTTGGGCGCAGGTATGCGGGAGTTGATGAAGCTCGGCCTGGAAAAGAGCATAGCGAAAAAAATGCGGCGGACGGAACAGGCCCACGCGGCGCTTTTTAAAATTCCCGGCATCCGGCTTTATTGGCCCGCGAAAAAGGAATTTCGCATCCCGCTTTTTTCGTTCACCATCGACGGGCTTGATCCGGCCGAAGTGGGGGATTTTCTCGACCGCCGCCACAACATCGCCTGCCGCGCCGGTTTGCATTGCGCGCCGGACGCGCACCGCGAAATAGGCAGCTTCCCGGAGGGAACGGTGCGCTTCGCCCCCGGCGTATACACCACCGCGGCGGAGGTCGATCATTTCGTCCGCGCCGTGCGGGAGATCGCCGGATGCCTGTAAGAACGCTCATCGCGATATTCGACACCACATACGAAACACTCCGCGCGGAAGATTTTTTCCGCGAGGCGGGGGTGGTTTTTCGCCCGGTGCTGAAACCACGCAAGATAGGCTCGGCCTGCCGGATGGCGCTCCAGTTCGGCGAAGAATGTCTGCCATCGGCGAAGGCGGCGGTGGTCAAAGGGAAACTGGCGCTCAAGGCTTTTTATTGGAAAGACGGGGAACAATGGCAAAAACTGGATTGATGCCTCCCGGCTATCTATAATCAACGTATGGAACACTTCAATCCCGATTACCTCAGGCTTTCGATCTTTCTGGGCGCCTTTGGCGTGTTGGCGATAGCCGAAGCGCTTCGCCCCCGCCGGAAGATGGAGGCGGGCCGCATGGGACGGTGGTTCTCCAACCTGTCGCTCACGTTCTTCGACGGTATCCTGGTGAGGTTGGTGCTGGGTACCGCCTCCTACGGCGCGGTGCGATTCGCCGCCGACCGGTGCTGGGGATTTTTGAA is a window from the Nitrospinota bacterium genome containing:
- a CDS encoding aminotransferase class V-fold PLP-dependent enzyme; amino-acid sequence: MTMKTKPVYLDNAATSWPKPESVPRAMQAAMAGIGANPGRGGYAQARAADRLLYDTRVLAARFFNAPDPSRVIFTPGATWSLNMALRGFFKKGDHAIVMGRQHNAVVRPLHGRRLGVTVSRLPWDGKAPLEKEMARLQTKKTRALIVNHAGNVDGFLYPLGKIGRAAKKRGLTLIVDAAQSAGNAIVDMRRQNIGILCVTGHKGLLGPAGTGLLLLNAGIELEPFISGGTGSFSDRAEMPKAYPDRLEAGSLNLPGIAGLGAGMRELMKLGLEKSIAKKMRRTEQAHAALFKIPGIRLYWPAKKEFRIPLFSFTIDGLDPAEVGDFLDRRHNIACRAGLHCAPDAHREIGSFPEGTVRFAPGVYTTAAEVDHFVRAVREIAGCL
- a CDS encoding DUF3343 domain-containing protein, translating into MPVRTLIAIFDTTYETLRAEDFFREAGVVFRPVLKPRKIGSACRMALQFGEECLPSAKAAVVKGKLALKAFYWKDGEQWQKLD